CTCGTTACAGCCGTCAGATGTCAATTTTTTTCTACGCTGGTTACCAATTATGATATAGTTATCTTCGGTCCGTACTTCGATGAGTGTCATGGTGACCTCCACCAGCTTGCATCAGCTTGACTGACTCCTCCTTTGGGGGTTGCCTGATTTACAATCTTCTACAACTGAAATATATTATGCACCTAATATGCCATACTGGGTATATCGGGAATTCTTTCCCTTTACATCCTGAAAAAATGGTCATAACAGATAACGTTTGTGTTTACCTTCACAGCGAAATAAATCCGGCACCGCCAATAGAGTGACAGTCGGTTCAAGGAGCATGCTTTGCCAATACTTTCAGCCAGCACAGGAATCACCAGATACAGAATTCTGGAAGACGTCAGTGATGAACTGATCCGGGAAATCCCCGAAAGATTAGCTAAATTCGCATTTAAGGACATTGACCACACTGCTGAAGAACGTTCCTTCGGCTGGGTGAACATGGACGATATGCTTGATGACAAATGGGCAGTTTCACCACCGGAAAAAGCCCAATACTTCACTTTTTCCATGCGCCTTGATACCCGCAGAATTCAGCCCGCAGTACTGAAAAAACATTTTCAGATCGCACTGAACCACGAACTGGCTGAAGCCAAAAAAGAGGGAAAAAATTTCATCTCCCGCGACCGTAAAAGGGAGATCAAGGAACAAGTTACCCTTAAGCTGCGTGCCCGCTCCCTGCCCATCCCGGCAGTTTTCGATGTAGTCTGGAACGTACCGGAAAACCGTCTGTACCTCGCTGCCACCAACACCAAGGTTATGGATCTGTTCACCGACCACTTTTCCGACACATTCGAACTGACCCTTGAACCGCTGACTCCCTTCTTTCTGGCCATGGAAATGCTTGGCGAAGAGGCTGTACAAAAACTTGAATCGCTCGACCCCACCTACTTTGTGGGCTAGTCTAATTTACTCAAAGGAGCACCTGTTATGGACCTCATGATGCTTGCCGAAAGGGAAAACACACTTCTGGGCCAGGACTTCCTGACCTGGCTCTGGTATAAAAGCGAAATCCGCGACGGTATGTTCGAGCTGGAAGACGGCGAACGCTTCATGCTCTACATGGAGCAGCGCATGTCTGTTCAGGGCGGCGACGGCGAAAACGTGGACACAGCTACAGTCAACTCCGCCAGCGGAGATATGACCGAAGTACTTTACGGCCTGCGGACCGGCAAAAAAGTCACCCGCTGCCAGCTGAAAATGGAAATTGATGAGAACCTCTGGCAGGTTCAGCTCAAGGCCGAAGATTTCACCATGAGCGGACTTAAGACCCCCAAAGTGGAAATGAAAGACGAGGAAGGGGATGACCCGGATGCAAAATTTCTGGAAAAAATCTACCTTATCGAAAAGTGCATCACCCTTTTTGACTGCGTCTTCAAAGAATTCATAACCATCCGCATCTCAGATCAGTGGAAAGAAGAAGTTTCCAAATTCCAGAGCTGGCTGCGCGAAGGAGAAAAATAGGCATGGCAAAAATCACATTGGCAGCATTCGGAGACAGTCTCACCGAGGGTTACGGCCTCCCGGCGTACAGTTCCCTTCCAGCGCAGCTTGAACGCAGGCTGCTGGAAGAAGGCTTCCATGTGGCAATTAATAATTTCGGCCTGTCCGGGGATACTT
This Desulfovibrio sp. JC022 DNA region includes the following protein-coding sequences:
- the rdgC gene encoding recombination-associated protein RdgC — translated: MPILSASTGITRYRILEDVSDELIREIPERLAKFAFKDIDHTAEERSFGWVNMDDMLDDKWAVSPPEKAQYFTFSMRLDTRRIQPAVLKKHFQIALNHELAEAKKEGKNFISRDRKREIKEQVTLKLRARSLPIPAVFDVVWNVPENRLYLAATNTKVMDLFTDHFSDTFELTLEPLTPFFLAMEMLGEEAVQKLESLDPTYFVG